In one Neobacillus sp. WH10 genomic region, the following are encoded:
- a CDS encoding ComZ family protein: MNQDKTLQFMQIAMKYLPEAKEQLDQAGVELSMELIQPFMNLFTKVMQEAYELGREDAFSEK, translated from the coding sequence ATTAATCAAGATAAGACCTTACAATTTATGCAGATTGCGATGAAATACTTACCAGAAGCAAAAGAGCAATTAGATCAAGCAGGCGTAGAATTATCGATGGAGTTAATTCAGCCATTTATGAATTTGTTTACAAAAGTGATGCAAGAAGCCTATGAACTTGGCAGGGAAGATGCCTTTAGTGAAAAGTAA
- a CDS encoding BMP family ABC transporter substrate-binding protein encodes MLNRFGIILLCLLLLGACGGTKPTGKLQKVGLLVPETVNDQVWGTKGYKGMLKIQSKFNVDVFYKEGMISQAVVERAVAEFEQKGVNLIFGHGSEYAEYFNNISKDYPQMHFVSFNGDAKNSNTTSLNFKSHAMGFFGGMVAAHMSKTNKVGVLAAYEWQPEIEGFYQGAMTENKHTHVSIEYVGNWDDEKKAVQLANQMLENGVDVVYPAGDGFNVPVIEQVKGQGSYVIGYVSDQSDLGESTVLTSTIQQVDTLYEKVAEQYNDGKLKSGNLSFDFQDDVISLGKYSPLVSKDFIRKMNKHIEQYKETGKLPK; translated from the coding sequence ATGTTAAACCGTTTCGGAATCATTCTTTTATGTCTTCTTTTACTTGGGGCTTGCGGGGGAACAAAGCCGACAGGCAAATTACAAAAGGTTGGCTTGTTAGTTCCCGAAACAGTTAATGACCAAGTATGGGGAACAAAAGGCTATAAGGGAATGCTAAAAATACAATCCAAATTTAATGTGGATGTATTTTATAAAGAAGGAATGATTTCACAAGCTGTTGTAGAACGGGCAGTGGCGGAGTTTGAGCAAAAAGGGGTCAATCTAATTTTTGGCCATGGTTCGGAGTATGCAGAATACTTTAACAATATTTCAAAAGACTATCCTCAGATGCATTTTGTCAGTTTTAACGGTGATGCAAAAAATTCCAACACAACCAGCCTTAACTTTAAATCACACGCCATGGGTTTTTTTGGTGGAATGGTTGCTGCCCATATGTCTAAAACTAATAAAGTAGGTGTTTTAGCTGCATATGAATGGCAGCCGGAAATTGAAGGCTTTTACCAAGGTGCAATGACTGAAAATAAACATACTCATGTAAGTATAGAATATGTCGGAAATTGGGATGACGAAAAAAAGGCCGTTCAATTAGCCAATCAAATGTTGGAAAACGGGGTTGATGTGGTTTATCCAGCTGGGGATGGTTTTAATGTTCCCGTTATTGAGCAGGTAAAGGGACAAGGTTCCTATGTAATCGGCTATGTCTCTGACCAGTCTGACTTAGGTGAGTCAACTGTATTAACTAGCACAATTCAACAGGTTGACACCTTATATGAAAAGGTAGCAGAACAATACAACGATGGAAAGCTAAAATCAGGTAACCTTTCTTTTGATTTTCAAGACGATGTTATTTCCCTTGGAAAATATAGTCCATTAGTATCTAAAGATTTTATTAGAAAAATGAATAAGCATATTGAGCAATATAAGGAAACAGGAAAACTGCCTAAATAA
- the clpB gene encoding ATP-dependent chaperone ClpB codes for MDLSRMTERLQKGIMDAQALAVKENHQEIDEPHLFLSLMDQEDSLIASILEKAGLPSGEVKKSLMESLAKKPQVTGSGVEQGKLYITAKLQKILVSAEEFASQFADEYISVEHFLLAATYANNSEIKKIIQAYGKTPETILKAIKVIRGNQRVTSQNPEAGYDALKKYGRDLVDEVKSGKMDPVIGRDTEIRNVIRILSRKTKNNPVLIGEPGVGKTAIVEGLAQRIVRNDVPEGLKDKTIFSLDMSALIAGAKFRGEFEERLKAVLNEIKKSEGQILLFIDEIHTIVGAGKSEGAMDAGNMLKPMLARGELHCIGATTLDEHRKYIEKDPALERRFQQVLVQEPNVEDTISILRGLKERFEVHHGVKIHDHALVAAATLSDRYITDRFLPDKAIDLVDEACALIRTEIDSMPTELDEVTRKVMQLEIEEAALRKESDEGSKLRLEALLKELADLKEQANAMKAKWLQEKQNIQKVQEKREQLEKLRRELQQAEDKYDLNRAAELRHGQIPLAEKELKELEDGAAKDERLLREEVTGEEISNIVSRWTGIPLSKLVEGEREKLLKLESILHERVIGQNEAVKLVADAVLRARAGIKDPNRPIGSFLFLGPTGVGKTELAKALAESLFDSEEHIIRIDMSEYMEKHAVSRLIGAPPGYVGYEEGGQLTEAVRRRPYSVILMDEIEKAHPEVFNILLQALDDGRITDSQGRVVDFKNTVIIMTSNIGSHFLLERSENEIEISDGTREKVMSHLRAHFRPEFLNRIDETILFKPLSLGEIKNIVVKMMKELQTRLKQQQINILISEDAKEFIAINGFDPIYGARPLKRYLQRNIETKLAREIIAGRIHEQSTVEIMKEDGEVTLKVQ; via the coding sequence GTGGACTTAAGCCGAATGACTGAGCGTTTACAAAAAGGGATCATGGATGCACAGGCCTTAGCGGTGAAAGAAAATCATCAAGAAATTGATGAACCTCATTTATTTTTATCGCTTATGGATCAAGAGGACAGTCTCATTGCTTCTATTTTAGAGAAAGCAGGTTTGCCGTCTGGGGAAGTAAAGAAAAGCCTTATGGAATCCTTGGCTAAAAAACCTCAAGTTACTGGAAGCGGGGTTGAACAGGGGAAACTTTATATTACGGCAAAGCTGCAAAAAATACTGGTAAGTGCAGAGGAGTTTGCTTCTCAATTTGCCGATGAGTATATTTCAGTTGAGCATTTTCTATTAGCTGCAACCTATGCTAATAATTCAGAAATAAAAAAAATAATCCAAGCTTATGGAAAAACACCAGAAACTATTTTAAAAGCAATAAAAGTAATAAGGGGGAACCAAAGAGTGACATCACAAAATCCCGAAGCAGGATATGATGCTCTTAAAAAGTATGGAAGAGACCTTGTTGACGAAGTGAAATCAGGTAAAATGGATCCGGTCATCGGCAGGGACACAGAAATTCGTAATGTGATTCGGATTTTATCGAGAAAGACTAAGAACAATCCAGTATTAATTGGTGAACCAGGTGTTGGGAAAACAGCGATTGTTGAAGGACTTGCACAAAGAATTGTTAGAAACGACGTTCCAGAAGGCTTAAAGGATAAAACGATTTTTTCACTTGATATGAGTGCTTTAATCGCCGGAGCAAAATTTAGAGGTGAATTTGAAGAGCGGCTGAAGGCAGTTTTAAACGAAATTAAAAAAAGCGAAGGGCAAATTTTGCTGTTCATTGATGAAATCCATACAATTGTTGGTGCAGGAAAATCCGAAGGTGCGATGGATGCCGGTAATATGTTAAAGCCGATGCTTGCACGCGGGGAACTTCACTGTATTGGAGCAACCACACTTGATGAACACAGGAAATATATTGAAAAAGATCCTGCTCTTGAACGCAGATTTCAACAGGTGCTTGTCCAAGAACCAAATGTAGAAGATACCATTTCAATATTAAGAGGCTTAAAGGAACGGTTTGAAGTGCACCATGGTGTAAAAATTCATGATCATGCACTTGTGGCAGCAGCCACTTTATCAGACCGCTATATTACTGACCGATTTCTACCAGATAAAGCGATTGACCTAGTCGATGAAGCATGTGCATTGATTCGCACTGAAATTGATTCCATGCCAACTGAACTTGATGAAGTGACCCGCAAGGTTATGCAGCTAGAAATTGAAGAGGCAGCATTGCGAAAAGAGAGTGATGAAGGGAGCAAATTAAGACTTGAAGCACTATTAAAGGAACTTGCCGATTTAAAAGAACAGGCGAATGCCATGAAAGCAAAATGGCTACAAGAGAAACAAAACATCCAGAAAGTCCAGGAGAAAAGGGAGCAGCTTGAAAAACTTCGTCGAGAGCTTCAACAGGCAGAAGATAAATATGATTTAAACCGGGCTGCTGAACTTCGTCATGGGCAAATTCCGTTGGCAGAAAAAGAACTGAAAGAATTAGAGGATGGAGCGGCAAAGGATGAACGATTGCTTCGGGAAGAAGTGACAGGGGAAGAAATTTCGAATATCGTCTCGAGATGGACAGGAATCCCTCTCTCCAAACTTGTTGAGGGTGAAAGAGAAAAGCTATTGAAATTAGAATCCATTTTGCATGAAAGAGTGATTGGGCAAAATGAAGCCGTTAAACTAGTGGCTGATGCTGTCCTTCGGGCGCGTGCCGGAATAAAAGACCCAAACCGTCCAATTGGTTCATTTTTATTTTTAGGGCCTACAGGTGTAGGAAAGACAGAGCTTGCAAAGGCATTGGCGGAGTCGTTATTTGACAGTGAAGAACACATTATTCGTATAGATATGTCGGAATATATGGAAAAGCACGCGGTTTCTCGTTTAATAGGTGCACCTCCAGGTTATGTCGGTTATGAAGAAGGCGGGCAGCTAACGGAAGCTGTTAGAAGAAGACCATATTCAGTTATTTTAATGGATGAAATCGAAAAGGCTCATCCAGAGGTGTTTAATATTCTTTTACAAGCACTTGATGATGGACGAATCACCGATTCACAAGGCCGGGTAGTAGATTTTAAAAACACAGTTATTATTATGACCTCCAATATCGGCTCACACTTCTTACTTGAACGAAGTGAAAATGAAATTGAAATTTCAGATGGGACAAGAGAAAAAGTAATGAGTCATTTAAGAGCCCATTTTCGTCCGGAATTTTTAAATCGCATAGATGAGACCATTCTATTTAAGCCGTTATCATTAGGAGAAATAAAAAATATTGTTGTCAAAATGATGAAGGAACTACAAACCAGGTTAAAACAACAGCAAATTAATATTTTGATTAGTGAGGATGCAAAAGAATTTATTGCAATAAATGGATTTGACCCAATCTATGGAGCAAGACCACTTAAACGGTATTTACAAAGAAATATCGAAACAAAGCTCGCACGTGAAATAATAGCTGGCAGGATACATGAACAGTCAACAGTTGAAATCATGAAAGAAGATGGGGAAGTGACATTAAAAGTTCAATAA
- a CDS encoding Crp/Fnr family transcriptional regulator: MPVTLSHLFDSVHHIKKIEKGTFLFQEGSCADELYIVQSGILQISKIIPDGRELTLRMCSKGDFVGELNLFSPSSKYLLSARVVESGEVAVIMKDVLEEKLSQNLSLSFEFIKWMSLQYRKTQTKFRDLVLHGKKGALYSTLIRISNSYGIKTNKGIMIELPLTNQELANFCGTSREVVNRLLSDLRKAGIISVDKGSITIHNLDYLKREIDCEDCPIEICKVD, translated from the coding sequence ATGCCCGTAACATTGTCCCATCTCTTTGATTCGGTTCATCATATTAAGAAGATTGAAAAAGGGACTTTTCTTTTTCAAGAAGGATCGTGCGCCGATGAATTGTATATCGTGCAAAGCGGTATTCTTCAAATTAGTAAAATTATTCCTGATGGCAGAGAACTCACACTAAGAATGTGCTCAAAAGGAGACTTTGTTGGTGAATTAAATTTATTCTCCCCTTCTTCTAAATATTTATTAAGTGCTCGTGTCGTTGAGAGTGGTGAAGTCGCCGTTATCATGAAGGATGTGTTAGAGGAAAAACTTTCGCAAAATCTCTCACTTTCCTTTGAATTCATAAAATGGATGAGTCTGCAATACCGGAAAACACAAACCAAGTTTCGTGATTTGGTCCTTCACGGAAAAAAAGGTGCATTGTATTCAACCTTAATTAGAATAAGTAACAGTTATGGGATTAAAACGAATAAAGGAATCATGATTGAATTACCTTTAACAAATCAAGAGTTGGCAAATTTCTGCGGAACCTCACGTGAAGTCGTTAATCGACTACTTAGCGATTTAAGAAAAGCTGGGATAATTTCAGTCGATAAAGGGTCAATTACTATCCATAACTTAGATTATTTAAAACGTGAAATCGATTGTGAGGATTGCCCAATTGAAATTTGTAAAGTTGATTAG
- a CDS encoding DUF2268 domain-containing protein gives MGIIRTDQWLQEEFDRPAKICEKLQPYFKGQTAHEIYNQLMKFGMYRPSRSSRNNLKMMLDQKAWDKVEKLFSKYKSNWDGPDVPIFLFPLAQSGFFFSRQEKSKAGVSFPDKMFLFISYYDDPKEIEALLVHEYHHVCRLRMLGKKMEDYTLLDSIIIEGLAEYAVLKNCGREYLATWCHMYTEKELTNFWDRYLKNQLHKKKNERGHDELLYGGGRVPKLLGYAAGYNIIGKFYEKHNYSTKLSFTIPAAKYVE, from the coding sequence ATGGGAATCATTCGAACAGATCAATGGTTACAAGAGGAGTTTGATCGCCCAGCTAAAATATGTGAAAAGCTCCAACCTTATTTTAAGGGGCAAACCGCACATGAAATTTACAATCAACTAATGAAATTTGGGATGTATCGACCTTCAAGATCCTCAAGAAACAATCTAAAAATGATGTTGGATCAAAAAGCATGGGATAAAGTAGAAAAGCTTTTTTCTAAATATAAAAGTAATTGGGATGGACCGGATGTACCTATCTTTCTCTTTCCGTTAGCTCAATCTGGCTTTTTTTTTAGTAGACAGGAAAAGAGTAAAGCTGGGGTCTCATTCCCTGATAAAATGTTTCTTTTTATTTCATATTATGATGATCCAAAAGAAATCGAAGCACTTCTGGTTCATGAATACCACCATGTCTGCCGATTACGAATGTTAGGTAAAAAAATGGAGGATTACACCTTGCTAGACTCTATCATCATCGAGGGACTGGCAGAATATGCTGTATTAAAAAATTGTGGACGGGAATATTTAGCTACGTGGTGTCATATGTATACAGAAAAGGAACTAACAAATTTTTGGGATCGTTATTTAAAAAATCAATTGCACAAGAAAAAGAATGAACGAGGACACGATGAACTTTTATATGGAGGCGGAAGAGTTCCAAAATTACTCGGCTATGCAGCAGGATATAATATTATTGGAAAATTTTATGAAAAACATAATTATTCTACAAAACTATCTTTTACCATCCCTGCCGCTAAATATGTAGAATAG
- the fabF gene encoding beta-ketoacyl-ACP synthase II, with the protein MEKRRVVVTGIGAVTPLGNDADTTWKGILEGKSGIGPMTRVNADEYPAKVAAEVKDFNPEVFIEKKDARKMDRFTQFAVASALMAVRDANLTINEDNSHRVGVWIGSGIGGMETFEQQFEIFQKRGYKRVSPFFVPMLIPDMATGQVSITLGARGFNSCTVTACATGTNSIGDAFKVIQRGDADVMVTGGAEAPITKMSVAGFCANTALSTNPDPQTASRPFDKNRDGFVIGEGAGIVILEELEHALARGAKIYAEIVGYGATGDAYHITAPAPGGEGGARAMKMAINDAGLKPEEIDYVNAHGTSTEYNDKFETLAVKEVFGEHAYKLAMSSTKSMTGHLLGAAGGVEAIFTVLAIRDSMLPPTINYETPDPECDLDYVVKTARSKEIKAAMSNSLGFGGHNATIVFKKYE; encoded by the coding sequence ATGGAAAAGCGTAGGGTTGTAGTAACAGGCATTGGAGCGGTAACCCCGCTAGGAAACGATGCAGATACTACTTGGAAAGGGATATTAGAAGGAAAATCGGGCATTGGACCTATGACACGAGTGAATGCAGATGAGTATCCAGCAAAAGTAGCTGCAGAAGTAAAAGACTTTAATCCAGAAGTTTTTATCGAAAAAAAAGATGCCCGAAAAATGGATCGTTTTACGCAATTTGCAGTAGCTAGTGCATTAATGGCTGTTAGAGATGCCAATCTAACGATTAACGAAGATAATTCCCATCGTGTAGGGGTATGGATTGGATCTGGCATTGGAGGTATGGAAACATTTGAACAGCAATTTGAGATATTCCAAAAAAGAGGCTATAAGCGTGTTAGTCCATTCTTTGTACCGATGTTAATCCCGGATATGGCAACGGGCCAAGTTTCTATCACACTTGGCGCTAGAGGATTTAATTCCTGTACCGTAACTGCATGTGCAACCGGAACGAATTCCATTGGCGATGCCTTTAAAGTGATTCAGCGCGGCGATGCCGATGTTATGGTAACCGGCGGTGCTGAAGCACCGATTACGAAAATGTCTGTTGCCGGCTTCTGTGCTAATACTGCTCTGTCTACAAATCCTGATCCGCAGACAGCAAGTAGACCTTTTGATAAAAACCGTGATGGCTTTGTTATTGGTGAAGGAGCAGGAATCGTAATATTGGAAGAATTGGAGCATGCATTGGCACGTGGGGCGAAAATATATGCAGAAATCGTTGGCTACGGGGCAACTGGTGATGCCTATCATATCACAGCACCTGCGCCTGGCGGTGAAGGCGGTGCCCGGGCAATGAAAATGGCTATTAACGATGCTGGATTAAAGCCGGAAGAAATTGATTATGTGAATGCCCACGGAACCAGTACCGAATATAACGATAAGTTTGAAACACTCGCTGTTAAAGAAGTATTTGGTGAGCATGCTTATAAGCTTGCTATGAGTTCAACGAAATCAATGACCGGTCATCTTCTAGGGGCAGCTGGCGGTGTCGAAGCTATTTTTACCGTGCTTGCCATTAGAGACAGTATGCTGCCACCGACTATTAATTATGAAACACCTGATCCAGAATGTGATTTGGACTATGTGGTGAAAACAGCACGTTCTAAAGAAATCAAGGCAGCCATGAGCAACTCGCTCGGCTTCGGCGGTCATAATGCTACTATTGTATTCAAAAAATACGAATAG
- a CDS encoding ABC transporter ATP-binding protein, which produces MSTKKSRLKEIPLLEVKNLETAFDIDGTDYNAVDNVSFQVKPRQIVGVVGESGCGKSVMSLSIMQLLPKGIGKVKSGEIIFDGINLTSMTESQINKIRGKDVSMIFQEPMTSLNPVFTIGYQLQEVLFNHLKISKQEARQKAIALLKSVGISRPEKIVDEYPHQLSGGMRQRVMIAIAIACQPKLLIADEPTTALDVTVQAQILELLKEIQEINDMSVILITHDLGVVAEMCDEVIVMYAGKIVERTDVDTLFHDPKHPYTTLLLGAIPKMEETEERLSSIQGIVPSLTNMPKVGCRFANRCPKAMPECFTVTPVLEDVEQGHEVACLLFETSKPREGVR; this is translated from the coding sequence ATGAGCACTAAAAAGTCACGTCTCAAAGAGATACCGCTGCTCGAAGTGAAAAATTTGGAGACAGCCTTTGATATTGATGGAACTGATTACAATGCTGTAGATAATGTTTCGTTTCAGGTAAAACCGCGGCAAATTGTCGGAGTTGTTGGAGAATCAGGCTGCGGTAAATCTGTTATGAGTCTGTCGATTATGCAGCTGCTTCCAAAAGGAATTGGAAAAGTCAAATCAGGCGAAATAATTTTTGATGGAATTAATCTTACGAGTATGACTGAATCCCAAATCAATAAAATCCGTGGTAAGGACGTTTCAATGATCTTCCAAGAGCCAATGACCTCTCTGAATCCAGTATTTACAATTGGATATCAGTTGCAAGAGGTTCTTTTTAACCATTTAAAAATTTCGAAACAAGAAGCTCGACAGAAAGCGATCGCCCTATTAAAGAGTGTTGGAATTTCCCGCCCCGAAAAAATTGTTGATGAATACCCACATCAATTATCAGGCGGTATGAGACAAAGGGTAATGATTGCAATCGCCATTGCCTGCCAGCCTAAATTATTAATCGCAGACGAGCCAACAACAGCTCTAGATGTAACTGTACAGGCACAAATTTTGGAGCTTTTAAAAGAGATACAAGAGATAAACGATATGTCCGTTATCCTAATAACACATGATTTAGGAGTAGTAGCGGAAATGTGTGATGAAGTCATCGTTATGTATGCGGGGAAGATTGTTGAAAGAACAGATGTTGATACTTTGTTTCATGATCCTAAACATCCATATACAACATTATTATTGGGTGCAATTCCTAAGATGGAAGAAACGGAAGAACGTTTAAGCTCAATACAAGGTATTGTCCCATCATTAACAAATATGCCAAAAGTTGGCTGCCGTTTTGCAAACCGGTGTCCAAAAGCAATGCCTGAGTGCTTTACAGTTACCCCTGTTCTCGAAGATGTTGAACAAGGCCATGAGGTTGCCTGTTTACTCTTTGAAACAAGTAAACCAAGAGAAGGGGTGAGGTAA
- a CDS encoding YwiC-like family protein: MKLFIPKQHGAWAMLIIPFWLGVIDGGFLWLHLPLFIGWLLLYLATYPMLLLFKKKKIPFYTKWTLIYMIPALLLLLIPFVERPAIIFFGLLMLPFFIINAYYTSKNQDRAFMNDLSAIFAFCIAGLASSYLVRGVVMPETILFPFLASVVFFIGCTFYVKSMIREKNNTNFKLFSWAYHLLLVITWAASGFWIAAIAFIPSLLRAILFYGKNLSAKQVGIYEIINSAIFFIIIAIQIVLFK, from the coding sequence ATGAAGTTATTTATACCGAAACAACATGGTGCTTGGGCAATGTTAATCATCCCTTTTTGGTTGGGTGTTATCGATGGAGGATTTTTGTGGCTGCATCTCCCGTTATTTATTGGCTGGCTCCTATTGTACTTAGCAACCTATCCGATGCTCCTTTTATTTAAAAAGAAAAAGATTCCTTTTTATACAAAGTGGACGCTTATTTATATGATACCGGCTTTATTACTACTACTGATCCCATTCGTGGAAAGGCCTGCTATCATCTTTTTTGGTCTTTTGATGCTCCCGTTTTTTATAATAAATGCTTACTATACCTCAAAAAATCAAGATCGTGCTTTTATGAATGATTTGAGTGCTATATTTGCTTTTTGTATTGCCGGTTTGGCTAGCAGTTATTTAGTGCGGGGTGTGGTTATGCCTGAGACGATTCTTTTTCCTTTTTTAGCATCTGTGGTCTTTTTTATTGGCTGTACATTTTATGTAAAATCAATGATAAGGGAAAAGAATAATACAAACTTTAAATTGTTTTCTTGGGCCTACCATTTGCTGCTCGTCATTACTTGGGCCGCAAGTGGCTTTTGGATTGCAGCAATTGCCTTTATTCCGAGTTTGCTTCGAGCAATCCTTTTTTATGGGAAGAATTTATCTGCAAAACAAGTTGGAATATACGAAATCATTAATTCAGCCATTTTTTTCATTATCATTGCCATTCAGATAGTCTTATTTAAATAA
- a CDS encoding hydrolase: protein MENRNFQMDTQWNVIHYPEKPTGFGILIIGDERHFVDESKCFWTQNEGKLAIINDLKKAGYTIFSSNLYGRNWGSENAIELAQKLYQHVIRNEILNHQIHILAEGMGALVAVRLIEKMKGCIRSVILLNPILSLKHHLEQEKEHKFFYKKLMRELTAAHNMDQKRIESIIFSMEDFVNMEFDCPVKIIHVLTGGKSYTQSKLYQKIIKSPEINPTFILPEKKPLLGKIFIKFLSSNETVL from the coding sequence ATGGAAAATCGCAATTTTCAGATGGATACCCAATGGAATGTCATTCATTACCCCGAAAAGCCTACAGGATTTGGGATCTTAATCATCGGAGATGAAAGGCATTTTGTGGACGAAAGTAAATGTTTTTGGACACAAAATGAAGGAAAGCTGGCCATAATTAACGACCTAAAAAAAGCAGGGTACACCATTTTTTCCTCAAATCTTTATGGGCGAAACTGGGGGAGCGAAAACGCTATTGAGCTTGCTCAAAAGTTATATCAGCATGTAATTCGCAACGAAATCCTTAATCATCAAATTCATATATTGGCTGAAGGGATGGGGGCACTGGTCGCAGTCAGATTAATAGAGAAAATGAAGGGGTGTATCAGGTCGGTAATCCTGCTCAACCCGATCCTTTCTCTAAAACACCATCTTGAACAGGAAAAGGAACACAAATTTTTTTATAAAAAATTAATGAGGGAATTAACAGCAGCACATAACATGGATCAGAAACGGATTGAAAGTATTATTTTTAGCATGGAAGATTTCGTTAATATGGAGTTTGACTGTCCAGTAAAGATTATTCATGTCCTTACTGGCGGAAAATCATATACGCAATCAAAATTATATCAAAAAATCATCAAGTCTCCTGAAATCAATCCTACCTTTATTCTTCCGGAAAAAAAACCACTGCTCGGAAAAATATTCATCAAGTTTTTGAGCAGTAATGAAACAGTACTGTAA
- a CDS encoding YjzD family protein — protein sequence MRYFWTFFWSFLLVQMLTYVVSSMTPGAKFEFIPGAIVSVGVTILIFIASAIIPNEPVEQH from the coding sequence GTGCGATACTTTTGGACTTTTTTCTGGTCATTTCTTTTAGTGCAAATGCTTACATATGTTGTTAGTTCCATGACTCCAGGTGCAAAATTTGAATTTATCCCTGGTGCTATTGTTTCTGTTGGGGTAACCATATTAATTTTTATTGCTTCTGCTATCATTCCAAATGAGCCCGTTGAACAACACTAA
- a CDS encoding beta-ketoacyl-ACP synthase III has protein sequence MRAGIVGIGRYLPEKIVTNHDLEKIMDTSDEWIRTRTGIEERRIAADDVDSSDMAFAAAQKAIQDAGITADEIDLILVATVTPDSPFPSVACGIQERLGAKKAAAMDISAACAGFMYGIVTAKQFIESEVYKYVLVVGVEKLSKITDWNDRNTAVLFGDGAGAAIIGPVSENRGILSFELGADGTGAKHLYQDEYIIMNGREVFKFAVRQMGESCVHVLEKAGLTKEDVDFLIPHQANIRIMEASRQRLELPDEKMSKTVKKYGNTSSASIPISIVEELEAGKIKDDDLIVMVGFGGGLTWGAIAIRWGK, from the coding sequence GTGAGAGCTGGTATTGTCGGTATTGGCAGGTATTTACCGGAAAAAATTGTCACCAATCATGATTTAGAAAAAATAATGGATACCTCTGATGAATGGATTCGTACCAGAACAGGAATCGAAGAACGGAGAATCGCTGCTGACGATGTTGATTCATCAGATATGGCATTTGCCGCTGCTCAAAAAGCAATTCAAGATGCAGGAATTACTGCTGATGAGATTGATTTAATTTTGGTTGCGACGGTTACACCAGATTCGCCGTTTCCATCCGTTGCCTGTGGGATTCAAGAAAGATTAGGAGCAAAAAAAGCAGCTGCAATGGATATTAGTGCAGCATGTGCTGGCTTTATGTATGGAATAGTCACAGCAAAACAGTTTATTGAGTCTGAAGTCTATAAATACGTGCTTGTAGTAGGGGTTGAAAAGCTTTCAAAAATTACAGATTGGAATGATCGTAATACCGCTGTATTATTTGGGGACGGTGCTGGGGCAGCAATCATTGGCCCAGTTTCAGAAAACCGCGGCATTCTTTCTTTTGAACTAGGTGCAGACGGCACAGGTGCGAAACACCTTTACCAGGACGAATATATCATTATGAATGGACGAGAGGTTTTCAAGTTTGCTGTACGTCAAATGGGCGAGAGCTGTGTACATGTTCTGGAGAAGGCAGGTTTAACGAAAGAGGATGTTGATTTTCTCATTCCACATCAAGCCAATATCCGTATTATGGAAGCGTCTAGACAAAGATTAGAGCTTCCTGATGAAAAAATGTCCAAAACAGTTAAAAAGTATGGTAATACTTCATCAGCATCGATACCGATTTCTATTGTGGAAGAATTAGAAGCAGGAAAAATTAAAGATGATGACTTGATCGTGATGGTGGGCTTCGGCGGCGGTTTAACGTGGGGCGCGATTGCCATTCGCTGGGGGAAATAA
- a CDS encoding YjzC family protein encodes MGQNHQFKSGKKAPNNGVYIEIGETGDNVLNPKKIKLKAGDPFPETSNHNRVWTYQRKP; translated from the coding sequence GTGGGACAAAATCATCAATTTAAATCAGGTAAAAAGGCTCCGAATAATGGTGTGTATATAGAAATTGGTGAAACCGGAGATAATGTGCTGAATCCTAAAAAAATTAAGCTTAAAGCAGGGGACCCATTTCCCGAGACGTCAAATCATAACCGCGTTTGGACATATCAACGCAAACCTTAA